One Bombus pyrosoma isolate SC7728 linkage group LG11, ASM1482585v1, whole genome shotgun sequence DNA segment encodes these proteins:
- the LOC122572629 gene encoding uncharacterized protein LOC122572629: MLDPSVLTDLEELTLCSYCKQKYNDAEQCPKYLSCKHYFCLRCIENNLLKGRELFCAHCWKRTDLGDQGPDALPTHSSLLALTNNLSHLKITTNNTSGKTNDKERKSENCHTHGMPLALWCATCCTALCRACATPQEHPGHQIKSQTDAKEQLISDVQLELVAMGKLSTEIQRLAMQQREFLIKVLEACVTLKTHVETDLQNGWSHFPEITDARETLGKAKASLQMIDSPNDVYNLHSQLILEKQRLQSKYQEMMLQCQLDDLIGNSGVVFDFALLKQALAGIHTGESIVSQGTSNGGRLPNHLAASQNPILFLANYCMSQLYSRHVVSKQHMQNGSIEYHSNMMQPQPAPPGSVHVHQGPPPPATPQQLLIPPGSPSVKPVPPAPPNAMLHPQQQSTFIPEGVGTGGGSLVTVHSSSQPPSSGIAASLRGPSNPYPLYYFNIEVNGSPHGRIVIEVRPDAAPKMAKNFSVLATGEVGVGYKGCTIFQCWEGESVITGDFELNNGRGGRSIFEDGYFMPDDTKFPAVRGAVGMRRTQKRHDNLGMVGSQFRIILQEMRGFTGIFGHVVEGLELVEKISTFGDQTGKPTKNILITKCGKL; encoded by the exons ATGCTGGATCCAAGCGTTCTAACGGATTTAGAGGAACTGACGCTTTGCAGCTATTGCAAGCAGAAGTATAACGACGCGGAGCAATGCCCGAAATATCTTAGTTGCAAGCATTACTTTTGCTTGCGTTGCATAgagaacaatttattaaaggGACGTGAGTTGTTTTGCGCGCATTGCTGGAAGAGGACGGACCTGGGTGATCAAGGACCGGACGCTCTACCGACGCACTCTTCTCTCCTTGCTCTAACGAATAATTTGTCTCACTTAAAAATCACCACGAACAACACATCTGGAAAGACAAATGATAAGGAAAGAAAG AGTGAGAATTGTCACACGCACGGAATGCCCCTGGCATTGTGGTGTGCGACATGTTGCACAGCACTTTGCAGAGCATGCGCCACTCCACAAGAACACCCAGGTCACCAGATTAAATCGCAAACTGATGCCAAAGAACAACTCATATCCGAT GTTCAATTGGAATTAGTTGCTATGGGAAAGTTATCGACCGAGATTCAAAGACTGGCTATGCAGCAACGAGAATTCTTAATAAAGGTGTTAGAAGCTTGTGTAACGTTAAAAACGCATGTTGAGACCGATCTTCAGAATGGCTGGAGTCATTTTCCTGAGATAACGGACGCGCGGGAAACGCTTGGGAAAGCGAAAGCTAGTCTTCAGATGATCGACAGTCCTAACGATGTATACAATTTGCATTCACAACTCATACTCGAGAAACAAAGATTGCAATCAAAGTACCAAGAAATGATGTTGCAGTGTCAACTCGACGATTTGATTGGTAACTCGGGAGTGGTATTTGATTTTGCGCTATTAAAACAAGCGTTGGCTGGAATTCACACGGgagaatcgatcgtttctcaAGGAACTAGTAATGGCGGTAGATTACCGAATCATTTGGCGGCTTCACAAAATCCGATACTGTTCCTCGCAAATTATTGCATGTCGCAGCTATATTCGAGACATGTAGTTAGTAAGCAACACATGCAAAACGGTTCTATAGAGTATCATTCAAACATGATGCAACCGCAACCAGCACCACCGGGCTCCGTTCACGTACACCAAGGTCCACCGCCGCCGGCAACCCCGCAGCAACTTCTCATTCCACCTGGTTCGCCGTCCGTTAAACCCGTTCCGCCCGCACCTCCAAATGCGATGTTACATCCACAGCAACAATCGACATTTATACCGGAAGGAGTCGGTACTGGTGGCGGAAGTTTGGTAACCGTCCACTCATCCTCTCAACCGCCGTCCAGCGGAATAGCAGCATCCCTTCGAGGACCTTCGAACCCTTATCCTCTGTATTACTTCAACATCGAAGTGAACGGATCTCCGCATGGCCGTATCGTGATAGAAGTGAGGCCGGATGCAGCTCCAAAAATGGCCAAAAATTTTAGTGTTCTGGCGACCGGTGAAGTCGGAGTTGGTTATAAGGGTTGCACGATCTTTCAGTGCTGGGAAGGCGAATCCGTGATTACTGGTGATTTTGAGTTAAACAATGGTCGCGGGGGAAGGAGCATATTCGAGGATGGTTACTTTATGCCGGACGACACGAAATTCCCTGCAGTGAGAGGAGCAGTGGGAATGCGGCGAACGCAAAAACGACATGATAACCTTGGTATGGTCGGTTCACAGTTTCGTATAATACTACAAGAGATGCGCGGATTCACAGGAATCTTTGGCCACGTCGTCGAAGGACTAGAATTAGTCGAGAAGATATCTACGTTTGGTGATCAAACGGGCAAGCCTACGAAGAATATTCTAATCACGAAATGCGGTAAATTGTAA